From Ruminococcus sp. HUN007, a single genomic window includes:
- a CDS encoding hemolysin family protein — MSPDGSSLPVLLCFFIVLRAFYAFLEHAVIEANDSKIKELAETEPGYRKLRDFLAAPDTMLGSFIVHRTLSGMCIGAVLVFMMSDLLKAEGYMEILWTILSVIGASVVVSALADEIPRRLAEKYASEKTALKAYPFVRALMIIMRPFTLLINGLSFVAGKLFGVSARSKVETVTEEEILMMVDAGNETGVIEESQKEMINNIFEFGDVKVSEIMTHRTDIVGLEVNDKIRDIVYLAINKGFSRLPVYDGSIDKIIGIIYVKDFLCLVGHEDTDELTIRDFMHEALYIPASNKCDEVFEIMTKKKMQMAILVDEYGGTAGIVTMEDILEEIVGNIQDEYDEEEQEITNISEGVYMISGAADPEDVMSVLHVKLPESREYDTMNAMVVDLLGRIPTEKEAPSVIYENIEFTVMVMEDNWVSKIKAVVLETKDKEKDKDEEED; from the coding sequence ATGTCACCTGACGGGAGTAGTCTGCCTGTTCTGTTATGTTTTTTTATAGTGTTAAGAGCTTTTTACGCATTTCTGGAGCATGCAGTTATTGAAGCAAATGATTCGAAAATAAAGGAACTTGCTGAAACGGAGCCGGGATACCGGAAGCTTCGCGATTTTCTTGCTGCGCCGGATACTATGCTTGGCTCATTTATAGTACACCGTACGCTTTCCGGAATGTGTATCGGGGCAGTCCTCGTTTTTATGATGAGCGATCTGCTCAAAGCAGAAGGCTATATGGAGATTCTGTGGACCATTCTGTCTGTGATTGGTGCGTCGGTAGTGGTATCGGCACTTGCTGATGAGATACCAAGAAGACTTGCTGAAAAATATGCGTCGGAAAAAACAGCTCTGAAGGCATATCCTTTTGTAAGAGCACTCATGATCATTATGAGACCTTTTACACTTCTGATAAACGGCCTTTCGTTTGTCGCCGGAAAGCTTTTCGGTGTATCGGCCCGTTCAAAAGTCGAAACAGTCACTGAAGAAGAGATCCTCATGATGGTCGATGCCGGAAATGAAACGGGCGTTATCGAAGAGAGCCAGAAGGAAATGATCAATAATATATTCGAATTCGGCGACGTTAAGGTGTCTGAGATCATGACTCACAGAACTGATATTGTCGGACTCGAAGTGAATGACAAGATACGCGATATAGTATATCTTGCAATAAACAAAGGCTTTTCAAGGCTTCCGGTTTACGACGGTTCGATCGACAAAATAATAGGTATTATCTACGTCAAGGATTTTCTGTGCCTGGTCGGCCATGAAGATACTGATGAACTGACGATTCGCGATTTTATGCATGAGGCTCTGTACATTCCTGCCTCGAACAAATGCGATGAAGTGTTCGAGATCATGACGAAGAAAAAAATGCAGATGGCGATTCTTGTTGATGAATACGGCGGTACAGCCGGAATCGTAACTATGGAAGACATTCTTGAAGAGATAGTCGGAAATATTCAGGATGAATACGACGAGGAAGAGCAGGAGATAACAAACATTTCGGAAGGTGTTTACATGATATCCGGTGCTGCAGATCCTGAAGATGTGATGTCTGTTCTTCATGTGAAACTTCCGGAATCAAGGGAATACGATACCATGAATGCAATGGTAGTCGATCTTCTCGGCAGGATCCCGACGGAAAAGGAAGCACCGTCCGTTATCTATGAAAATATCGAGTTTACAGTCATGGTCATGGAAGACAACTGGGTATCAAAGATCAAGGCCGTTGTGCTGGAAACGAAAGATAAAGAAAAAGACAAAGATGAAGAAGAGGACTGA
- the recG gene encoding ATP-dependent DNA helicase RecG — MTGLLKPVTVLKGVAARRAELYAKLGICTPFDLLYHIPRNYIDYSSPVRINEAQLNENNVVAGTVLKKFPEQKIRKGLSIFKAVVSCDGVPFTVVFYNNVYTFDGLNEDEDYVFYGKVTGNLVSREMNSPKYIPAGASDTLRAVYPLTAGLTNTMVRTNVAESLKMLAAEPLEFLPESIKKENGLCDLDYALKNIHVPENMDAMKRSRYRLAFDELLNLQLGMRMLRHRNSDAAAGCVMSADISVDEFKDGLPFTMTGAQSASVDDIVKDMCGKRPMNRLLQGDVGSGKTAVAAAACFFAVKNSCQCALMAPTEILASQHFRTLSGFLTPFGIRVCELTGSMTARQKNTVKAAIEAGEYDVVVGTHAVIQKDVVFKKLALVITDEQHRFGVGQRNALAMKGENPHRLVMSATPIPRTLAMMIYGDLDISIINELPAGRMPVETYAVTGGYRERAYEFIRKHVNEGRQAYIVCPVIEQSETELKSAVEYKENIELKYFPEFRVGLLHGKMTPAEKDEVMNDFKEGRTDILVSTTVVEVGVDVPNAVVMMIENADRFGLSQLHQLRGRVGRGKEKSYCILVTDSRSEEAKKRLKIISSLTDGFKISEEDLKLRGPGDFFGNRQHGLPELKIADLAADTHMLALTSAAAEKIIEADPELTSPENNGLRGEVMRLFASSSGG, encoded by the coding sequence ATGACGGGCCTTCTTAAACCAGTGACCGTACTGAAAGGCGTGGCTGCCAGGCGTGCAGAACTTTATGCAAAGCTTGGTATATGCACGCCTTTTGATCTTCTTTACCACATACCGCGAAACTACATCGACTACAGCTCGCCTGTCCGCATTAATGAAGCGCAGCTCAATGAGAACAATGTAGTTGCCGGTACTGTGCTCAAGAAGTTTCCGGAACAGAAAATAAGAAAGGGACTTTCAATATTCAAAGCGGTCGTTTCATGTGATGGTGTTCCTTTTACAGTTGTGTTCTACAATAACGTCTATACATTTGACGGGCTTAATGAAGACGAAGACTATGTTTTTTACGGAAAGGTCACAGGAAATCTCGTTTCGCGTGAGATGAATTCCCCGAAATACATTCCGGCAGGAGCTTCCGATACCCTGCGTGCGGTTTATCCGCTTACAGCAGGTCTTACGAATACCATGGTCCGCACAAACGTGGCTGAGTCGCTCAAAATGCTCGCTGCCGAGCCGCTTGAATTCCTTCCGGAGAGCATAAAAAAGGAAAACGGTCTCTGCGATCTTGACTACGCGCTTAAGAATATCCACGTTCCTGAAAACATGGATGCCATGAAGCGTTCGCGGTACAGACTCGCCTTTGATGAGCTGCTGAACCTTCAGCTCGGCATGCGCATGCTCCGCCACCGCAACTCTGATGCAGCCGCCGGATGCGTTATGTCAGCTGATATATCCGTGGATGAATTTAAGGACGGACTTCCGTTTACCATGACCGGAGCTCAGTCTGCTTCCGTGGACGATATAGTAAAAGATATGTGCGGAAAACGTCCTATGAACCGCCTGCTTCAGGGCGACGTGGGAAGCGGTAAAACTGCCGTTGCGGCTGCGGCATGCTTTTTTGCAGTGAAAAATTCATGCCAGTGTGCTCTTATGGCGCCTACCGAGATACTTGCTTCCCAGCACTTCAGAACACTGAGCGGTTTCCTCACACCTTTCGGCATAAGAGTCTGCGAACTTACCGGATCCATGACAGCGCGTCAGAAAAATACTGTTAAGGCAGCTATAGAAGCCGGCGAATATGATGTAGTGGTCGGCACGCACGCAGTTATCCAGAAAGATGTTGTGTTTAAAAAGCTTGCTCTTGTAATAACTGATGAGCAGCACCGTTTCGGAGTGGGACAGAGAAACGCTCTTGCAATGAAGGGGGAAAATCCGCACAGACTTGTAATGTCTGCAACGCCAATTCCGAGAACACTTGCCATGATGATCTACGGCGATCTGGACATAAGCATAATAAACGAACTTCCGGCCGGAAGAATGCCTGTTGAGACCTATGCTGTTACTGGCGGATACCGTGAACGTGCTTACGAATTTATCAGGAAGCATGTAAACGAGGGAAGACAGGCCTACATAGTATGTCCGGTCATCGAACAGAGCGAAACGGAACTTAAGTCCGCAGTCGAATACAAGGAAAACATCGAGCTTAAATATTTCCCGGAATTCCGCGTGGGACTTCTCCACGGAAAAATGACTCCGGCGGAAAAAGATGAAGTGATGAATGACTTCAAGGAGGGACGAACTGATATACTTGTGTCCACGACTGTAGTGGAAGTTGGCGTGGATGTACCTAATGCCGTAGTTATGATGATAGAGAATGCCGACCGTTTCGGTCTTTCACAGCTTCATCAGCTCAGGGGACGTGTCGGACGCGGAAAGGAAAAGAGTTACTGCATTCTTGTGACTGACAGCCGCAGCGAGGAAGCGAAGAAACGTCTGAAGATAATCAGTTCGCTCACGGACGGTTTTAAGATATCGGAAGAGGACCTGAAGCTTCGCGGACCCGGAGACTTTTTCGGCAACAGACAGCACGGCCTTCCTGAACTTAAAATAGCTGACCTGGCGGCAGACACGCATATGCTTGCACTTACATCGGCGGCTGCGGAAAAGATAATCGAAGCTGATCCGGAACTTACATCACCGGAAAACAACGGCCTCCGCGGTGAAGTGATGAGACTCTTTGCTTCATCGTCCGGCGGATGA
- a CDS encoding DAK2 domain-containing protein, with the protein MISGKLFRDAIINGAVCLENDRQKVDELNVYPVPDGDTGTNMSMTINAARKELELLSDDVSVSKVADTAASAMLRGARGNSGVILSILFRGFSKAFKDLESAGCVHFSNALEHGVDAAYKAVMKPTEGTILTVARLASQTAQKSSRATNEVPVFWKTVYDAASEALAKTPEMLPILKKSGVVDAGGQGLVIIFRAMLDVFEGRSVSSVKETVSSGDTAAESDGADEADIRFTYCTECIITKSAGCRDAASLRAYLETIGDCVLVVDDEEIIKVHVHTNEPGNVLQKALEYGYINLPKIENMKLQHDGKVKEKAQKNKVRRTRPEKKYGFVAVAAGHGVEALFRDLGADCIVTGGQTMNPSTEDIINAVYSTPAETVFILPNNKNIIMAAEQAVRFADRGVCVLQTRTIPQGIAAMLAFDESADVSDNRTAMTKAFEKVSTGLVTFAARNTEFDGKQIKKGEIIALDNNKLAFTDKDVTRVMVRLVKKLVNSETSYVTLIYGADVTDESAEKMHRLISQKLGDKVEVMLVNGGQPVYYYIISVE; encoded by the coding sequence GTGATAAGCGGAAAACTTTTCAGAGATGCAATTATAAACGGTGCGGTCTGCCTCGAAAATGACCGCCAGAAGGTGGATGAACTCAATGTTTATCCTGTGCCGGACGGTGATACCGGTACAAACATGTCAATGACAATAAACGCTGCAAGAAAGGAACTCGAACTGTTAAGTGATGACGTTTCCGTATCAAAGGTGGCAGATACTGCTGCCTCAGCTATGCTCCGCGGAGCAAGGGGAAATTCAGGCGTTATCCTTTCAATTCTGTTCCGTGGATTTTCAAAGGCGTTCAAGGATCTGGAATCGGCCGGTTGTGTTCATTTTTCAAACGCACTTGAACACGGGGTCGATGCAGCATACAAGGCAGTAATGAAACCTACTGAGGGAACTATTCTTACTGTAGCCCGGCTTGCTTCCCAGACTGCTCAGAAATCTTCCAGAGCAACAAATGAAGTGCCGGTTTTCTGGAAAACGGTATATGATGCAGCATCAGAAGCTCTCGCAAAAACACCGGAAATGCTTCCTATACTGAAAAAGTCAGGCGTGGTTGATGCCGGCGGACAGGGCCTTGTCATCATATTCAGAGCCATGCTTGATGTGTTCGAAGGCAGATCTGTTTCGTCAGTTAAGGAAACGGTTTCTTCAGGAGATACCGCTGCGGAAAGTGACGGCGCAGATGAGGCAGATATCAGATTCACATACTGTACCGAGTGTATAATCACCAAGTCCGCAGGCTGCAGGGATGCCGCTTCGCTCAGGGCTTATCTTGAAACGATAGGTGACTGTGTTCTTGTAGTCGATGACGAAGAGATCATCAAGGTTCACGTTCATACGAATGAACCTGGTAACGTTCTTCAGAAAGCTCTTGAATACGGATATATCAATCTTCCTAAAATAGAGAACATGAAGCTCCAGCATGACGGAAAAGTAAAGGAAAAGGCACAGAAGAACAAGGTGCGCCGTACAAGACCGGAGAAAAAATACGGCTTTGTTGCAGTTGCTGCCGGACACGGTGTTGAGGCGCTTTTCCGCGACCTCGGTGCTGACTGCATAGTAACAGGCGGACAGACGATGAATCCTTCTACCGAAGATATCATAAATGCTGTTTACAGCACTCCTGCTGAAACAGTATTCATTCTGCCTAACAACAAGAATATAATTATGGCAGCTGAGCAGGCAGTAAGATTTGCCGACCGCGGTGTATGTGTTCTTCAGACAAGGACCATACCTCAGGGTATTGCCGCAATGCTTGCGTTTGATGAATCAGCGGATGTTTCCGACAACAGGACAGCGATGACAAAAGCTTTTGAAAAGGTTTCGACAGGTCTTGTTACATTTGCTGCCCGCAATACAGAGTTTGACGGGAAACAGATCAAAAAGGGTGAGATAATTGCACTTGACAACAACAAGCTTGCATTCACCGACAAAGATGTTACCAGAGTAATGGTCAGACTTGTAAAGAAGCTTGTAAACAGTGAAACTTCCTATGTTACACTTATTTACGGTGCTGATGTTACAGATGAAAGTGCTGAAAAAATGCACAGACTTATTTCACAGAAACTCGGCGACAAGGTAGAAGTAATGCTGGTCAACGGCGGTCAGCCGGTATACTACTACATTATTTCAGTAGAATGA
- a CDS encoding Asp23/Gls24 family envelope stress response protein → MNMLTIENHIGKINVSEKYLTDLIWNTVTGCFGVADMNTVSVLGDIKSALRLNRANRNGVSIKVKKNRIFISLHVSVTIGTNISAVTGSLKHRVRYAVEQATGMDVAGINVFVDSITE, encoded by the coding sequence ATGAACATGCTTACTATAGAGAATCACATTGGAAAAATCAATGTTTCAGAAAAATATCTTACAGATCTTATCTGGAATACTGTTACAGGCTGCTTTGGCGTTGCCGATATGAATACAGTATCTGTGCTGGGCGACATTAAATCTGCACTCAGACTGAACAGGGCCAACCGGAACGGTGTCAGTATCAAGGTGAAGAAAAACAGGATATTTATCAGCCTTCACGTTTCAGTGACGATCGGAACCAACATATCGGCCGTAACGGGAAGTCTTAAACACCGTGTCAGATATGCCGTTGAGCAGGCTACAGGAATGGATGTAGCCGGAATAAATGTCTTTGTTGACAGCATTACAGAATAA
- a CDS encoding TIGR00282 family metallophosphoesterase, with amino-acid sequence MNLLFIGDVVGRSGCDFIRSNLYRIKKEYSIDFTIANGENSAPGNGITSASAQELLEYGIDVITTGNHAFRRKETGNIFEQSNILRPANYPDGCVGNGYGIYDFGKYSIAVVNLMGTAFMEALDNPFSCIDRILSETDTPNIIVDFHAEATSEKKAMGHYLTGKVSAVLGTHTHVQTADEIILGGHTGYITDAGMTGPELSVLGVNSEDAINKQKYKTPVCFRESENPAFLNAVVLEIDTKLGICTKINRLVIR; translated from the coding sequence ATGAATCTGCTTTTTATCGGTGATGTAGTCGGACGTTCCGGCTGCGACTTTATCAGGTCAAATCTTTACAGGATCAAAAAAGAATACAGCATAGACTTTACGATCGCAAACGGAGAGAATTCAGCTCCCGGAAACGGAATCACAAGTGCGTCAGCGCAGGAGCTTCTGGAATACGGCATCGATGTTATAACTACCGGAAATCACGCTTTCAGGAGAAAGGAAACCGGAAACATCTTCGAACAAAGCAATATTCTGCGTCCGGCCAACTATCCTGACGGATGCGTCGGAAACGGATACGGCATTTACGACTTCGGAAAATACAGCATTGCCGTTGTAAACCTCATGGGAACTGCTTTCATGGAGGCTCTTGACAATCCGTTTTCATGTATAGACCGGATACTGAGTGAGACAGATACACCAAATATAATAGTTGACTTCCATGCTGAAGCAACATCTGAGAAAAAAGCCATGGGGCATTATCTTACCGGAAAAGTAAGTGCCGTACTCGGCACGCACACCCATGTTCAGACTGCTGACGAGATCATTTTAGGAGGACACACAGGATACATAACCGACGCCGGAATGACCGGTCCTGAGCTTTCCGTTCTCGGCGTAAATTCCGAAGATGCAATAAACAAGCAGAAATACAAAACTCCTGTTTGTTTCAGGGAATCTGAAAACCCTGCCTTTTTAAATGCAGTAGTCCTTGAAATTGATACTAAACTCGGCATATGCACTAAAATCAACCGGTTGGTTATAAGGTAA
- a CDS encoding stage V sporulation protein S codes for MEILKVSSHSSPNSVAGAIAGVIREKKAVEVQAIGAGAANQAIKAIAIARGYLAPIGVDLICVPAFTNIVIDGEERTAIKLICEQR; via the coding sequence TTGGAAATTTTAAAAGTTTCTTCGCACTCTTCGCCAAATTCCGTAGCCGGTGCAATTGCAGGCGTCATCAGAGAAAAGAAAGCTGTTGAAGTTCAGGCTATCGGTGCAGGTGCAGCCAACCAGGCAATCAAGGCTATAGCTATAGCACGCGGCTATCTTGCTCCTATCGGGGTAGATCTTATCTGCGTTCCGGCATTTACAAACATTGTAATTGACGGCGAAGAAAGAACAGCTATCAAGCTTATCTGCGAACAGAGATAA
- the thiC gene encoding phosphomethylpyrimidine synthase ThiC: MTQMEAARKGILTEEMKAVAAKEYMDEEKLMKLIAEGKVIIPCNKLHKCITPNGVGSALTTKINVNLGTSRDMASLEEELKKVQEAVDLGAEAIMDLSSYGDTRKFRKMLTSECPAMIGTVPIYDAVVYYHKALKTITTDEWIDIVRMHAEDGVDFMTIHCGINRNTIDKFKKNKRLMNIVSRGGSIIFAWMEMTGNENPFYERFDEILEICREYDVTLSLGDACRPGCIFDGTDPAQIEELITLGELTKRAWEKDVQVMIEGPGHMPMNQIAANMEIQKTLCHGAPFYVLGPIVTDIAPGYDHITSAIGGAIAAQNGAAFLCYVTPAEHLRLPDAKDVKEGIIAARIAAHSADIAKGLPHVTDWDMKMDKARHALDWEGMFDAAIDPEKARAYRESSKPQKEDTCSMCGNFCAVKNVNRILDGEIVTIFDE, translated from the coding sequence ATGACACAGATGGAAGCAGCCAGAAAAGGCATACTGACAGAAGAGATGAAGGCCGTTGCGGCAAAGGAGTACATGGATGAAGAAAAGCTCATGAAGCTTATTGCAGAGGGTAAGGTAATTATCCCATGCAACAAACTCCATAAGTGTATAACTCCTAACGGTGTAGGCTCAGCGCTTACAACCAAGATAAATGTAAATCTCGGAACTTCAAGAGATATGGCAAGCCTTGAAGAAGAGCTTAAGAAGGTACAGGAAGCCGTTGATCTGGGCGCAGAGGCAATCATGGACTTAAGCTCATACGGCGACACAAGAAAGTTCAGAAAAATGCTCACTTCCGAGTGCCCGGCCATGATCGGTACAGTACCTATCTATGATGCCGTTGTTTACTACCACAAGGCGCTTAAGACCATAACAACTGACGAGTGGATTGACATCGTAAGAATGCATGCCGAGGACGGCGTTGACTTCATGACCATCCACTGCGGTATAAACAGGAATACTATAGATAAATTCAAGAAGAACAAACGTCTTATGAACATCGTCTCACGAGGCGGATCGATCATTTTCGCATGGATGGAGATGACCGGAAACGAGAATCCGTTCTACGAAAGATTTGATGAGATACTTGAGATATGCCGCGAATATGACGTGACACTCAGTCTCGGCGACGCATGCAGACCGGGATGCATTTTCGACGGAACTGATCCGGCTCAGATAGAAGAGCTTATCACTCTCGGTGAGCTTACAAAGAGAGCGTGGGAAAAGGACGTTCAGGTAATGATCGAAGGTCCGGGACACATGCCGATGAACCAGATTGCTGCCAACATGGAAATACAGAAGACACTGTGCCACGGTGCTCCTTTCTACGTACTCGGACCGATAGTAACAGACATTGCTCCGGGTTACGACCACATCACATCTGCCATCGGCGGTGCGATCGCTGCACAGAACGGTGCGGCTTTCCTCTGCTATGTAACACCGGCGGAACACTTAAGACTGCCTGATGCCAAGGACGTTAAGGAAGGTATAATCGCAGCAAGAATAGCCGCTCATTCAGCCGATATTGCAAAGGGTCTTCCTCATGTGACTGACTGGGATATGAAGATGGACAAGGCACGTCACGCACTGGACTGGGAAGGCATGTTTGACGCTGCCATCGATCCGGAAAAGGCAAGAGCATACCGTGAATCATCAAAGCCGCAGAAAGAGGACACATGCAGCATGTGCGGCAATTTCTGTGCGGTAAAGAACGTAAACAGAATCCTCGACGGCGAGATCGTAACTATATTCGACGAGTGA
- the thiE gene encoding thiamine phosphate synthase — protein MNDVRKMMKLYAVTDRAWTGKQTLFEQAEAAMRGGITCLQLREKNMDKDSFLKEALEMKELCRSYNVPLIINDDPYIAVKSGADGVHIGQKDMSLKEAREIAGKGMIIGVTAALPELAVKAEKEGADYIGSGAVFGSTTKTDAKPLSHDVLRGITASVKIPVVAIGGITRDNMIKLAGTGIAGAALVSAIFSADDIEAECRYLMTLSEQIISKN, from the coding sequence ATGAATGATGTCAGAAAAATGATGAAGCTGTACGCCGTCACCGACCGTGCGTGGACGGGAAAGCAGACACTTTTCGAGCAGGCGGAAGCCGCCATGCGCGGAGGCATAACCTGTCTTCAGCTTCGTGAAAAGAACATGGATAAAGACAGCTTTCTGAAAGAAGCCCTTGAAATGAAGGAACTGTGCAGAAGCTACAACGTTCCGCTCATTATAAATGATGATCCTTATATTGCTGTAAAGTCCGGTGCTGACGGAGTCCACATCGGCCAGAAGGACATGAGCCTTAAGGAAGCAAGAGAGATAGCAGGAAAAGGCATGATAATAGGCGTTACAGCCGCTCTTCCTGAGCTTGCGGTAAAGGCTGAAAAAGAAGGTGCTGACTACATCGGCTCAGGTGCTGTTTTCGGAAGCACTACAAAAACGGATGCAAAGCCGCTTTCCCATGATGTTCTGCGCGGGATCACCGCATCAGTAAAGATCCCGGTAGTGGCCATAGGCGGAATAACCCGTGACAACATGATAAAGCTTGCCGGTACGGGTATTGCAGGTGCGGCACTTGTTTCAGCGATATTCTCTGCCGATGACATTGAAGCGGAATGCCGTTATCTGATGACGCTTTCAGAACAGATCATATCGAAAAATTAA
- the thiD gene encoding bifunctional hydroxymethylpyrimidine kinase/phosphomethylpyrimidine kinase, whose product MKKVLTIAGSDCSGGAGIQADIKTISAHGMYAMSAITALTAQNTTGVSGIFNVTPEFVESQLESIFTDIFPDSVKTGMMSEAEIIEAAASVLKKYKAPNIVVDPVMVSTSGSRLLSDSALDAMTGHLFPLARVITPNIPEAEVLSGISISDIADMEKAARIISEKTPAAVLVKGGHSVSDATDLLLADGKVFTFSGKRIDNPNTHGTGCTLSSAIACGLADGLSVSESIERAKEYLTGAIAAGLDLGKGSGPVDHLYRIRG is encoded by the coding sequence ATGAAAAAAGTACTGACAATAGCCGGTTCCGACTGCAGCGGCGGTGCGGGAATACAGGCTGATATAAAGACCATTTCGGCACACGGCATGTATGCGATGAGTGCGATAACCGCACTGACAGCACAGAACACAACCGGAGTAAGCGGCATTTTCAACGTTACTCCGGAATTTGTTGAAAGTCAGCTTGAAAGCATATTTACAGATATTTTCCCGGACAGTGTAAAGACGGGAATGATGTCAGAAGCAGAGATAATCGAAGCCGCTGCATCCGTTCTGAAAAAGTACAAGGCACCGAATATCGTGGTGGATCCGGTAATGGTATCAACAAGCGGAAGCAGACTCCTTTCCGACAGTGCACTTGATGCAATGACCGGTCATCTCTTCCCTCTTGCACGCGTGATAACACCGAACATTCCGGAGGCGGAAGTTTTAAGCGGCATAAGCATTTCGGATATCGCAGACATGGAAAAAGCCGCACGGATAATAAGTGAAAAAACGCCTGCCGCCGTTCTCGTAAAAGGCGGACACAGCGTTTCGGACGCAACAGATCTGCTGCTTGCAGACGGAAAAGTATTCACATTTTCCGGAAAGCGAATAGACAATCCGAACACCCACGGTACCGGATGCACACTCTCATCCGCCATCGCCTGCGGACTCGCAGACGGACTTTCCGTATCTGAAAGCATAGAACGTGCAAAGGAATATCTCACCGGAGCAATAGCCGCAGGACTCGACCTCGGCAAAGGTTCAGGACCGGTGGATCATCTTTACAGGATAAGGGGATAA